In Actinomyces radicidentis, one genomic interval encodes:
- a CDS encoding ABC transporter permease, with protein sequence MATTEFNQGEPGHTGTDRPAIGTEGGELVNEANMGATEGTGPALEEGDTAFKRLSRGQIFRRRFLRNRSAVLGLVGFLLIVLFALLGPHIGHYKYTDSDFLNFHVPPNADHWLGTTKDGSDVFAMLVEGLRKSLVIGLCVSGIQTIVAAAMGSAAAYFGGWFDKCALWVIDLLLVVPSFLLIAIISQSMGAASKGSIPMFIILLAAFGWMLSARVIRSMTLSVRNMEYVTAAKYMGVPAPTIIARHILPNISSYIIIDATLGVASAVLSETTLSYFGFGVKPPKTSLGTLIAQSQGDIAVYPWTFVYPALILIVMLVCINLVGDGVRDALDSSSKSGGQA encoded by the coding sequence ATGGCAACCACCGAGTTCAACCAGGGCGAGCCGGGCCACACCGGCACCGACCGCCCCGCCATCGGCACGGAGGGCGGCGAGCTCGTCAACGAGGCCAACATGGGGGCCACCGAGGGCACCGGACCGGCGCTCGAGGAGGGCGACACCGCCTTCAAGCGGCTCTCCCGCGGTCAGATCTTCCGACGCCGCTTCCTGCGCAACCGCAGCGCCGTCCTCGGCCTCGTCGGCTTCCTCCTCATCGTCCTGTTCGCGCTGCTCGGCCCGCACATCGGGCACTACAAGTACACGGACTCCGACTTCCTCAACTTCCACGTGCCGCCGAACGCCGACCACTGGCTCGGCACCACGAAGGACGGCTCGGACGTCTTCGCGATGCTCGTCGAGGGCCTGCGCAAGTCCCTCGTCATCGGCCTGTGCGTCTCCGGCATCCAGACGATCGTCGCGGCCGCGATGGGCTCGGCCGCCGCCTACTTCGGGGGCTGGTTCGACAAGTGCGCGCTGTGGGTCATCGACCTGCTGCTCGTCGTCCCGTCCTTCCTCCTCATCGCCATCATCAGCCAGTCGATGGGCGCCGCCTCCAAGGGCTCCATCCCGATGTTCATCATCCTGCTGGCCGCCTTCGGCTGGATGCTCTCGGCCCGCGTCATCCGCTCGATGACCCTGTCCGTGCGCAACATGGAGTACGTGACGGCCGCGAAGTACATGGGCGTCCCGGCGCCGACCATCATCGCGCGGCACATCCTGCCCAACATCTCGTCGTACATCATCATCGACGCGACCCTGGGCGTGGCCAGCGCCGTCCTGTCCGAGACGACCCTGTCGTACTTCGGCTTCGGCGTGAAGCCCCCGAAGACCTCCCTGGGCACCCTCATCGCCCAGTCCCAGGGCGACATCGCCGTGTACCCGTGGACCTTCGTCTACCCGGCCCTCATCCTCATCGTCATGCTCGTGTGCATCAACCTCGTCGGCGACGGCGTCCGCGACGCGCTCGACTCCTCGTCCAAGTCCGGAGGCCAGGCATGA
- a CDS encoding ABC transporter permease, with translation MLPYLARRIANYAILLVIATVMAYFLAATQLNPLGLYDLSNTKLNWDGIYATLTSYNINPHDPVMGRFKIWITGVLGHWDWGKTPQGQSVNAEVSRRIWVSVRLVFLGSFIGMLLGTALGAWTAVRQYSFWDRFFTVLSLIIISTPVMVLALFLKLGAIEANHALGGQYFEFVGEGSGFAGRAQHLLLPTISMSLGGIASYSRYQRNLMLDTLGADYVRTARAKGLIKRKAITRHALRTALIPMGTYFAFALAGLFTGAAITETVFSWHGLGEYSIKSISTMDINGTVAVTAFGALMTLIGAFLSDILVAIIDPRVRVS, from the coding sequence ATGCTCCCATACCTTGCGCGGCGGATCGCGAACTACGCGATCCTCCTGGTGATCGCCACCGTGATGGCGTACTTCCTCGCCGCGACGCAGCTCAACCCGCTGGGTCTGTACGACCTGAGCAACACCAAGCTCAACTGGGACGGCATCTACGCCACCCTCACGTCGTACAACATCAACCCGCACGACCCGGTCATGGGTCGCTTCAAGATCTGGATCACGGGCGTGCTCGGGCACTGGGACTGGGGCAAGACCCCGCAGGGCCAGTCGGTCAACGCCGAGGTCTCCCGCCGCATCTGGGTCTCGGTCCGCCTCGTCTTCCTCGGCTCCTTCATCGGCATGCTCCTCGGCACCGCCCTGGGCGCCTGGACGGCCGTTCGCCAGTACTCCTTCTGGGACCGCTTCTTCACCGTCCTGTCCCTCATCATCATCTCGACGCCGGTCATGGTCCTCGCGCTCTTCCTCAAGCTCGGCGCCATCGAGGCCAACCACGCGCTCGGCGGCCAGTACTTCGAGTTCGTCGGCGAGGGCTCCGGCTTCGCCGGCCGAGCGCAGCACCTCCTGCTGCCGACCATCTCGATGTCCCTGGGCGGCATCGCCTCCTACTCGCGCTACCAGCGCAACCTCATGCTCGACACGCTCGGCGCCGACTACGTGCGCACCGCCCGCGCCAAGGGCCTCATCAAGCGCAAGGCCATCACCCGCCACGCGCTGCGCACGGCCCTCATCCCGATGGGCACCTACTTCGCCTTCGCGCTCGCCGGCCTCTTCACCGGCGCGGCCATCACTGAGACGGTCTTCTCCTGGCACGGCCTGGGCGAGTACTCCATCAAGTCCATCTCGACGATGGACATCAACGGCACCGTCGCCGTGACGGCCTTCGGTGCACTCATGACCCTGATCGGCGCGTTCCTGTCGGACATCCTCGTCGCCATCATCGACCCGCGAGTGAGGGTGAGCTGA
- a CDS encoding dipeptide ABC transporter ATP-binding protein, with the protein MTDNRTSTAAAAGSAAPRPLLQVEDLEVAFRSSTGMVPAVRKASLSLYPGQSVAIVGESGSGKSTLANAVIGLLPGTGRVTGGRILFDGEDISHPSAKRLRELRGSEIGLVPQDPMSNLNPVWSIGFQVKEALKANGLAGVADDRLKKLAAAEDGETDVQAEVHGGRIKVEDQVALLLEDAGLPDAARRARQYPHEFSGGMRQRALIAIGLAARPRLLIADEPTSALDVTVQHRILDHLGRLTHELGTAMLFITHDLGLAAERAEHVVVMHRGRVVESGPSIEVLQDPRHPYTQRLVEAAPSLASHRIEAAHAEGVQVTADELGVHEIAADADEIIRVEHLTKIFDVRGAKGAASTLKAVDDVTFGVRRGTTTALVGESGSGKSTVANMVLKLLDPTEGKVLHNGVDLSTLKGKELFDLRRTMQPVFQNPYGSLDPMYSIYRVIEEPLRVHGIGSRKKRQARVSELLDMVALPRSAMRRYPNELSGGQRQRVAVARALALKPEVVVLDEAVSALDVLVQAQILRLLADLQSELDLTYLFITHDLAVVRQIADDVVVMQHGRVVETGESDALFAHPRQDYTRELIDAVPGASIALYGER; encoded by the coding sequence GTGACTGACAACCGCACCAGCACCGCCGCCGCGGCCGGCTCCGCCGCGCCCCGTCCCCTCCTCCAGGTCGAGGACCTCGAGGTCGCCTTCCGCTCCTCGACCGGCATGGTCCCGGCCGTCCGCAAGGCGAGCCTCTCCCTCTACCCCGGCCAGTCGGTGGCCATCGTGGGCGAGTCCGGCAGTGGCAAGTCCACCCTCGCCAACGCCGTCATCGGCCTCCTGCCCGGCACGGGCAGGGTCACCGGCGGCCGCATCCTCTTCGACGGCGAGGACATCTCGCACCCGAGCGCCAAGCGCCTGCGCGAGCTGCGCGGCAGCGAGATCGGGCTCGTCCCGCAGGACCCGATGAGCAACCTCAACCCCGTGTGGTCCATCGGCTTCCAGGTCAAGGAGGCGCTCAAGGCCAACGGCCTCGCCGGCGTCGCCGACGACCGCCTCAAGAAGCTGGCCGCCGCCGAGGACGGGGAGACCGACGTCCAGGCCGAGGTCCACGGGGGCCGCATCAAGGTCGAGGACCAGGTGGCCCTCCTCCTCGAGGACGCCGGCCTGCCCGACGCCGCGCGCCGCGCCCGTCAGTACCCGCACGAGTTCTCCGGCGGCATGCGCCAGCGCGCCCTCATCGCCATCGGCCTGGCGGCGCGCCCGCGCCTCCTCATCGCCGACGAGCCGACGAGCGCCCTCGACGTCACCGTCCAGCACCGCATCCTCGACCACCTGGGCCGGCTCACCCACGAGCTCGGCACCGCGATGCTCTTCATCACCCACGACCTGGGCCTGGCCGCCGAGCGCGCCGAGCACGTCGTCGTCATGCACCGCGGCCGGGTCGTCGAGTCCGGGCCGAGCATCGAGGTCCTCCAGGACCCGCGGCACCCCTACACCCAGAGGCTCGTCGAGGCCGCGCCCTCCCTGGCCTCCCACAGGATCGAGGCCGCCCACGCGGAGGGCGTCCAGGTCACCGCCGACGAGCTCGGAGTCCACGAGATCGCCGCGGACGCAGACGAGATCATCCGCGTCGAGCACCTCACCAAGATCTTCGACGTCCGCGGTGCCAAGGGTGCCGCCTCGACGCTCAAGGCCGTCGACGATGTCACCTTCGGGGTGCGCCGTGGCACGACGACGGCGCTCGTGGGGGAGTCCGGCTCCGGCAAGTCCACCGTGGCCAACATGGTCCTCAAGCTCCTCGACCCCACTGAGGGCAAGGTCCTCCACAACGGGGTCGACCTGTCCACCCTCAAGGGCAAGGAGCTCTTCGACCTGCGCCGCACGATGCAGCCGGTCTTCCAGAACCCCTACGGCTCGCTGGACCCGATGTACTCGATCTACCGCGTCATCGAGGAGCCCCTGCGCGTCCACGGGATCGGCTCGCGCAAGAAGCGCCAGGCCCGGGTCTCCGAGCTGCTCGACATGGTGGCCCTGCCGCGCTCCGCCATGCGCCGCTACCCCAACGAGCTCTCCGGCGGGCAGCGCCAGCGCGTCGCCGTCGCCCGCGCCCTCGCCCTCAAGCCCGAGGTCGTCGTCCTGGACGAGGCCGTCTCCGCCCTTGACGTCCTCGTCCAGGCGCAGATCCTCCGCCTGCTCGCGGACCTCCAGTCCGAGCTCGACCTCACCTACCTCTTCATCACGCACGACCTCGCCGTCGTCCGGCAGATCGCCGACGACGTCGTCGTCATGCAGCACGGGAGGGTCGTGGAGACGGGGGAGTCAGACGCGCTCTTCGCCCACCCGCGCCAGGACTACACACGCGAGCTCATCGACGCCGTGCCCGGGGCGAGCATCGCCCTGTACGGGGAGCGGTGA
- a CDS encoding ABC transporter permease: MPEPIENQRPQPGDKPTDARSGTAAPLAPGAAAPFFASEGAVLAGQERFVAPDDEQGLGAVDAVADDSAPSSMWGEAWKQLRRRPIFWVSAVLIVGAVLLALLPGLFARTDPTYCQLSDSYGGPVSGHPFGFDRQGCDIFARTVYGARASVTVGVLTTLIVVVLGSVIGAVAGYFGGWVDSLLARFTDIFFAVPFVLAAIVVMQLFKGRSSILTVVLVLALFGWPQIARITRGAVMSVKNEDFVTASKSLGSGRLAILVRHVMPNAAAPIIVTATVSLGSFIVSEATLSFLGIGLPSTVVSWGADIATAQSALRDHISVLLYPAGALALTVLGFIMMGDAVRDALDPKARK, from the coding sequence ATGCCTGAGCCCATCGAGAACCAGCGCCCGCAGCCCGGCGACAAGCCCACCGACGCCCGCTCCGGCACAGCCGCACCGCTCGCCCCCGGGGCAGCCGCCCCGTTCTTCGCCTCCGAGGGCGCCGTGCTCGCCGGTCAGGAGCGCTTCGTCGCTCCCGACGACGAGCAGGGCCTGGGGGCGGTCGACGCCGTCGCCGACGACTCCGCCCCGTCCTCCATGTGGGGCGAGGCCTGGAAGCAGCTGCGCCGACGGCCCATCTTCTGGGTGTCCGCCGTCCTCATCGTCGGCGCGGTCCTCCTGGCGCTCCTCCCGGGCCTCTTCGCCCGCACGGACCCGACCTACTGCCAGCTCTCCGACTCCTACGGCGGGCCGGTCAGCGGGCACCCCTTCGGCTTCGACCGTCAGGGTTGCGACATCTTCGCCCGCACCGTCTACGGCGCCCGCGCCTCCGTCACGGTCGGCGTCCTCACCACCCTCATCGTTGTCGTCCTCGGCTCCGTCATCGGCGCCGTCGCCGGCTACTTCGGCGGCTGGGTCGACTCCCTCCTGGCGCGCTTCACCGACATCTTCTTCGCGGTGCCCTTCGTCCTCGCCGCGATCGTCGTCATGCAGCTGTTCAAGGGCCGTTCCTCGATCCTCACGGTCGTCCTCGTCCTCGCCCTGTTCGGGTGGCCCCAGATCGCCCGCATCACCCGCGGCGCCGTCATGAGCGTCAAGAACGAGGACTTCGTGACCGCCTCGAAGTCCCTCGGCTCCGGGCGCCTCGCCATCCTCGTCCGGCACGTCATGCCCAACGCCGCCGCCCCCATCATCGTGACGGCCACGGTCTCCCTGGGCAGCTTCATCGTCTCCGAGGCGACCCTGTCCTTCCTCGGCATCGGCCTGCCCTCGACCGTCGTGTCCTGGGGTGCCGACATCGCCACCGCCCAGTCGGCGCTGCGCGACCACATCTCGGTGCTCCTCTACCCGGCGGGCGCCCTGGCCCTGACCGTGCTCGGATTCATCATGATGGGCGACGCCGTGCGCGACGCCCTCGACCCGAAGGCCCGCAAGTGA
- a CDS encoding ABC transporter permease — protein MLRYTGRRLLQMIPVFFGATLLIYAMVFAMPGDPVSALGGDRTLSPVLQDQIRAEYNLDKPFIVQYLLFLKGVFSLDLGTTIRGHKEIIDVLARAYPVTIRLALMALVLEAVFGIVVGLLAGMRKGGVFDSAVLFLSLVVIAVPTFVIGFVLQFFIGVKAGWLPVTAGSHPGFKQLLMPAVVLSAVSFAYVLRLTRTEVGENLSADHVRTARAKGLSGSRVMVVHVLRNSLVPVVTFLGADLGSLMGGAIVTEGIFNINGVGGTLYRAILQGEGPTVVSFTTVLIIVFIVSNLLVDLLYAALDPRIRYA, from the coding sequence ATGCTCCGATACACCGGACGCCGGCTCCTGCAGATGATCCCCGTCTTCTTCGGGGCCACGCTGCTCATCTACGCCATGGTCTTCGCCATGCCCGGGGACCCCGTCTCCGCGCTCGGCGGCGACCGCACCCTGAGCCCCGTGCTCCAGGACCAGATCCGGGCGGAGTACAACCTGGACAAGCCCTTCATCGTCCAGTACCTGCTCTTCCTCAAGGGCGTCTTCAGCCTCGACCTGGGCACGACCATCCGCGGGCACAAGGAGATCATCGACGTCCTCGCCCGCGCCTACCCGGTGACGATCCGCCTCGCCCTCATGGCGCTCGTCCTCGAGGCCGTCTTCGGGATCGTCGTCGGCCTCCTCGCCGGCATGCGCAAGGGCGGCGTCTTCGACTCCGCCGTCCTCTTCCTCTCCCTCGTCGTCATCGCCGTGCCGACCTTCGTCATCGGCTTCGTCCTGCAGTTCTTCATCGGCGTCAAGGCCGGCTGGCTCCCCGTCACCGCCGGCAGCCACCCGGGGTTCAAGCAGCTCCTCATGCCGGCCGTCGTGCTCAGCGCCGTCTCCTTCGCCTACGTGCTGCGCCTGACGCGCACAGAGGTGGGGGAGAACCTCTCCGCCGACCACGTGCGCACCGCCCGCGCCAAGGGCCTGTCCGGCTCGCGCGTCATGGTCGTCCACGTCCTGCGCAACTCCCTCGTCCCCGTCGTCACCTTCCTCGGCGCGGACCTGGGGTCCCTCATGGGCGGCGCCATCGTCACCGAGGGCATCTTCAACATCAACGGCGTCGGCGGCACCCTCTACCGGGCGATCCTCCAGGGCGAGGGCCCGACTGTCGTCTCCTTCACGACCGTCCTCATCATCGTCTTCATCGTCTCCAACCTGCTCGTGGACCTGCTCTACGCAGCCCTCGACCCGAGGATCCGCTATGCCTGA
- a CDS encoding ABC transporter substrate-binding protein has translation MNTPQISRRSFGLGMAGITAVILAGCGSSSDSSSSSSASASAASGGQGKASGGSLTLAYNSDGPHKAWVEAVCNSVSNTLGITMEPLPFAQFSELRDQITKHTLVGAFRSGWQGDYPSMANFLGSVYQTGAGSNDAQYSSADFDDLLAQAAAASDDATALADYEKAQTQLLTDLSAIPLWYQNGFGGYSNNVSDVEFDWHAVPVYHAIKTTADDGVVLANGTEPQNPLVPSNTNEVGGGRIVDLLFAGLVSYKTDGSVENEVAESIETSDNQNFTVKIKDGWKFSDGTAVTADSFIKAWNYGALLSNAQLSSYFYEPIEGFSYDKDSELTGLKKVDDLTFTIKLTAPASDFALRLGYAAFYPLPDSAYDDMDAFGESPVGNGPYTLDSWDHDSQAALVANADYDGVRKPANKGVTFTFYTDYDAAYNDLLSDAVDVIDSVPDSALSSFKDDLGKRAINQPGAVIQCFAIDVNTEHFKMDEEGRARRAALSRAIDRAQICDTLYYETRTPASDFTSPVIQGWTDKVDGNEVLTFDADEAKKLWDQAEAISKF, from the coding sequence ATGAACACCCCCCAGATCTCCCGTCGTTCCTTCGGCCTCGGCATGGCCGGCATCACCGCCGTCATCCTCGCCGGATGCGGATCCAGCTCGGACTCCTCGTCCTCCTCGAGCGCCTCCGCCTCCGCCGCCTCGGGCGGCCAGGGCAAGGCCTCCGGCGGGTCCCTCACCCTCGCCTACAACTCCGACGGCCCCCACAAGGCCTGGGTCGAGGCGGTCTGCAACTCCGTCAGCAACACCCTCGGCATCACGATGGAGCCGCTGCCCTTCGCCCAGTTCTCCGAGCTGCGCGACCAGATCACCAAGCACACCCTCGTCGGCGCCTTCCGCTCCGGCTGGCAGGGCGACTACCCGTCGATGGCCAACTTCCTCGGCTCCGTCTACCAGACCGGCGCTGGCTCCAACGACGCCCAGTACTCCAGCGCGGACTTCGACGACCTGCTCGCCCAGGCCGCCGCCGCGAGCGACGACGCCACGGCCCTCGCCGACTACGAGAAGGCCCAGACGCAGCTCCTCACCGACCTGTCGGCCATCCCGCTGTGGTACCAGAACGGCTTCGGCGGCTACTCCAACAACGTCTCCGACGTCGAGTTCGACTGGCACGCCGTCCCCGTCTACCACGCCATCAAGACCACCGCCGACGACGGCGTCGTCCTCGCCAACGGCACCGAGCCCCAGAACCCGCTCGTCCCCTCCAACACGAACGAGGTCGGCGGCGGCCGCATCGTCGACCTCCTCTTCGCCGGCCTGGTCTCCTACAAGACCGACGGCTCCGTCGAGAACGAGGTCGCCGAGTCGATCGAGACCAGCGACAACCAGAACTTCACCGTCAAGATCAAGGACGGCTGGAAGTTCTCCGACGGCACCGCCGTCACGGCCGACTCCTTCATCAAGGCCTGGAACTACGGCGCGCTGCTCTCCAACGCCCAGCTCTCCAGCTACTTCTACGAGCCCATCGAGGGCTTCTCCTACGACAAGGACTCCGAGCTCACCGGTCTCAAGAAGGTCGACGACCTCACCTTCACCATCAAGCTGACCGCCCCGGCCTCCGACTTCGCCCTGCGCCTGGGCTACGCCGCCTTCTACCCGCTGCCGGACTCCGCCTACGACGACATGGACGCCTTCGGCGAGTCCCCCGTCGGCAACGGCCCCTACACGCTGGACAGCTGGGACCACGACTCCCAGGCCGCCCTCGTCGCCAACGCCGACTACGACGGCGTCCGCAAGCCCGCCAACAAGGGCGTCACCTTCACCTTCTACACGGACTACGACGCCGCCTACAACGACCTGCTCTCCGACGCCGTCGACGTCATCGACTCCGTCCCGGACTCGGCCCTGTCCTCCTTCAAGGACGACCTCGGCAAGCGGGCCATCAACCAGCCCGGCGCCGTCATCCAGTGCTTCGCGATCGACGTCAACACCGAGCACTTCAAGATGGACGAGGAGGGTCGCGCCCGCCGTGCCGCCCTCTCCCGCGCCATCGACCGCGCCCAGATCTGCGACACCCTCTACTACGAGACCCGCACCCCGGCCTCCGACTTCACCAGCCCCGTCATCCAGGGCTGGACCGACAAGGTCGACGGCAACGAGGTCCTCACCTTCGACGCCGACGAGGCCAAGAAGCTCTGGGACCAGGCCGAGGCCATCTCGAAGTTCTGA
- a CDS encoding LLM class flavin-dependent oxidoreductase has product MTAARTPASSTSPVLSVLDLVPVSAGRSRADALTEMVELARTADRSGYERYFLAEHHGSTTFLASATTVLMGQVLAATERIGVSSGGVMLPNHAPLVIAEQIGTLATMYPGRVGLGIGRAPGTDPITAAALRRRAADPGRFTEEILEVLAYLGEVAGDATAVPGSLLPDDDPDAVAPAIPQRVRAVPGEGTSPRVAVLGSSVNGARVAGSLGVPFIVASHFAPAPAEAALVTYRSVFDAGAPTVVEDRRPHAAAAVNVMVAETAEEAERLFSTQRAASARTVGGRPAPLDPPSEDAAAWRSLASGKDRAVEASLALSFVGTADDVAARLRELAERWDLDEVLVLTYAHDAAARRRSYELLAAAW; this is encoded by the coding sequence GTGACCGCAGCCAGGACCCCGGCAAGCAGCACCTCGCCGGTGCTCTCCGTCCTCGACCTCGTCCCCGTCTCCGCCGGCCGCAGCCGCGCGGACGCCCTCACCGAGATGGTCGAGCTCGCGCGCACCGCGGACCGCTCCGGCTACGAGCGCTACTTCCTGGCCGAGCACCACGGCTCCACCACCTTCCTTGCGAGCGCGACCACCGTCCTCATGGGGCAGGTCCTCGCGGCCACCGAGCGCATCGGCGTCTCCTCGGGCGGCGTCATGCTCCCCAACCACGCCCCGCTCGTCATCGCCGAGCAGATCGGCACCCTCGCGACGATGTACCCGGGCCGCGTCGGCCTCGGCATCGGGCGCGCGCCCGGCACCGACCCCATCACCGCCGCCGCCCTGCGCCGCCGAGCCGCCGACCCGGGCCGCTTCACCGAGGAGATCCTCGAGGTCCTCGCCTACCTCGGCGAGGTCGCCGGCGACGCCACGGCCGTCCCCGGCTCCCTCCTGCCCGACGACGACCCCGACGCCGTCGCGCCCGCGATCCCGCAGCGCGTCCGCGCCGTCCCGGGGGAGGGGACGAGCCCGCGCGTCGCCGTCCTCGGCTCCTCCGTCAACGGCGCCCGCGTCGCCGGCAGCCTGGGCGTGCCCTTCATCGTCGCCTCGCACTTCGCCCCGGCCCCCGCTGAGGCCGCTCTGGTCACCTACCGCTCCGTCTTCGACGCCGGGGCCCCCACCGTCGTGGAGGATCGTCGGCCTCACGCCGCCGCCGCCGTCAACGTCATGGTCGCCGAGACCGCCGAGGAGGCCGAGCGTCTCTTCTCCACCCAGCGCGCCGCCTCCGCCCGCACCGTCGGCGGCCGCCCCGCGCCCCTCGACCCGCCGAGCGAGGACGCCGCGGCCTGGCGGTCCCTCGCCTCCGGCAAGGACAGGGCCGTCGAGGCCTCCCTCGCCCTGTCCTTCGTCGGCACCGCCGACGACGTCGCCGCCCGCCTGCGCGAGCTCGCCGAGCGCTGGGACCTCGACGAGGTCCTCGTCCTCACCTACGCCCACGACGCCGCGGCGCGTCGCCGCTCCTACGAGCTCCTCGCCGCCGCCTGGTGA
- a CDS encoding bile acid:sodium symporter family protein yields MSTPQVRTSQASPAPAAGPSKEDRSARVAVTVFPLLILASFVIAMVIPDQAASLATGTNIALGIIMFGMGLTLTLPDFALVARRPVPVVIGVIAQYVIMPSVAWVLTKVFQLDPALAAGVVLVGCAPGGTSSNVISYLGKGDVALSVTMTSISTLIAPIMTPLLTKWLAGQYMPVAGGDMALSIVKIVLVPVLGGLLVRMVVGRLVEKVLPALPWISVLGICYVVLAVVGKSADTIKAAGLLVVLVVACHNVFGYLLGWCAGHVAAKDDPRVARTTSIEVGMQNSGLAAGLAIQYFTPEAALPGAVFSIWHNLSGAVLATVYRRSDAWIRARRADVGAPSA; encoded by the coding sequence ATGAGCACTCCCCAGGTTCGGACGTCCCAGGCGAGCCCCGCCCCCGCGGCGGGCCCCAGCAAGGAGGACCGGTCGGCGCGCGTCGCCGTCACCGTCTTCCCCCTCCTCATCCTGGCGTCCTTCGTCATCGCCATGGTCATCCCGGACCAGGCCGCCTCCCTCGCCACCGGCACCAACATCGCCCTCGGCATCATCATGTTCGGGATGGGCCTGACCCTCACGCTGCCCGACTTCGCCCTCGTCGCCCGGCGCCCCGTGCCCGTCGTCATCGGCGTCATCGCCCAGTACGTCATCATGCCGAGCGTCGCCTGGGTCCTCACCAAGGTCTTCCAGCTCGACCCGGCCCTCGCCGCGGGCGTCGTCCTCGTGGGCTGCGCCCCCGGCGGCACCTCCTCCAACGTCATCTCCTACCTCGGCAAGGGCGACGTCGCCCTCTCGGTCACGATGACCTCGATCTCCACCCTCATCGCGCCGATCATGACGCCCCTGCTCACCAAGTGGCTCGCCGGCCAGTACATGCCGGTCGCCGGCGGCGACATGGCCCTGTCCATCGTCAAGATCGTCCTCGTGCCGGTCCTCGGCGGCCTCCTCGTGCGCATGGTCGTCGGCCGGCTCGTCGAGAAGGTCCTGCCCGCCCTGCCCTGGATCTCCGTCCTCGGCATCTGCTACGTCGTCCTCGCCGTCGTCGGCAAGAGCGCCGACACCATCAAGGCGGCGGGCCTCCTCGTCGTCCTCGTGGTGGCCTGCCACAACGTCTTCGGCTACCTGCTCGGCTGGTGCGCCGGCCACGTCGCCGCCAAGGACGACCCGCGCGTCGCCCGCACCACCTCCATCGAGGTCGGCATGCAGAACTCCGGCCTCGCCGCGGGCCTCGCCATCCAGTACTTCACGCCCGAGGCCGCCCTGCCCGGCGCCGTCTTCTCCATCTGGCACAACCTCTCCGGCGCGGTCCTCGCGACCGTCTACCGCCGCTCGGACGCCTGGATCCGGGCCCGCCGGGCCGACGTCGGCGCCCCGAGCGCGTGA
- a CDS encoding biotin transporter BioY → MTMNEILSSRTAAPSTADVAPRSRARLLAREAGLVLAGTAAIALIGQVGLPLPFTPVPVTLGTLAALGVGGVLGSRRGVASALLLAGLAALGAPVLAGWSGGVTASFGYVLGYALAAAVAGRATARRDGARPGLLARVLIMVAASAVVYVPGLIWLAVATGMGPEATIGAGLVPFIVGDLLKSLAAAGALRGRVS, encoded by the coding sequence ATGACGATGAACGAGATCCTCAGCTCCCGCACCGCCGCCCCGTCGACCGCCGACGTCGCCCCGCGCTCCCGGGCCCGGCTCCTCGCCCGCGAGGCCGGCCTCGTCCTCGCCGGCACCGCCGCCATCGCGCTCATCGGTCAGGTCGGTCTGCCCCTTCCCTTCACCCCCGTGCCCGTCACGCTCGGCACCCTTGCCGCCCTTGGCGTCGGCGGCGTGCTCGGCTCGCGCCGCGGCGTCGCCTCCGCCCTCCTGCTCGCCGGGCTGGCGGCCCTGGGGGCCCCGGTCCTCGCCGGCTGGTCGGGCGGCGTGACCGCGTCCTTCGGCTACGTCCTCGGCTACGCGCTCGCGGCGGCCGTCGCCGGTCGTGCCACCGCTCGCCGAGACGGCGCCCGGCCGGGGCTGCTCGCCCGGGTGCTGATCATGGTCGCCGCCTCCGCGGTGGTCTACGTGCCGGGGCTCATCTGGCTCGCCGTCGCCACCGGCATGGGGCCCGAGGCGACGATCGGCGCGGGCCTCGTCCCGTTCATCGTCGGCGACCTGCTCAAGTCCCTCGCCGCCGCGGGCGCGCTGCGCGGCCGGGTCTCCTGA